The following proteins are encoded in a genomic region of Oceanotoga teriensis:
- a CDS encoding flavodoxin family protein — MKSILIYSTLTGNTKKVAESIKEVMPENTDFISIDEAKNIENFDDYDFITIGYWVDRGTADKKTLEVLKNIKNKKIAFFFTLGAYPDSEHAQKCVDRFEELMKNNNNEVLGHFHCQGKIDPRLAEKFKNLPPDHPHAMNEERKKRHAEAAKHPNDEDFQKAKDTFSKILSNI, encoded by the coding sequence ATGAAATCAATTTTAATTTATTCTACTTTAACCGGAAATACTAAAAAGGTTGCAGAAAGTATAAAAGAAGTAATGCCAGAAAATACCGATTTTATATCGATTGATGAAGCAAAAAATATTGAAAATTTTGATGATTATGATTTTATAACTATTGGTTATTGGGTAGATAGAGGAACTGCCGATAAAAAAACTTTAGAAGTTTTGAAAAATATAAAAAATAAAAAAATAGCTTTCTTTTTTACACTTGGAGCTTATCCTGATTCAGAACATGCGCAAAAATGTGTTGATAGATTTGAAGAATTGATGAAAAATAACAATAATGAGGTTTTGGGACATTTCCATTGTCAAGGTAAAATAGATCCAAGACTTGCAGAAAAGTTTAAAAATCTTCCACCAGATCATCCTCATGCTATGAATGAAGAAAGAAAAAAAAGACATGCTGAAGCTGCAAAACATCCAAATGATGAAGATTTTCAAAAAGCAAAAGATACTTTTTCAAAAATACTTTCAAATATTTAA
- a CDS encoding EAL and HDOD domain-containing protein has product MNIFIARQPIFDRNLNVFGYELLYRSDFENISKIFNGDVATSMVLNNGILMLNDGKSEKYSFINFTKKLIIDEVPLLFSNEDIVVEILENIIPDEEFISKCIKMKKRGYILALDDFVLSYEYEDLIKLSDIIKVDFLLNSRSERKEIIKKYSNYNVKFLAEKIETNKEFEEAKSDGYSFFQGYFFEKPSVISGKDIDIIPTNLFKLIDMVYSKDVNYNDIAKVIKNDVALTYKLLRLTNSVNFGKSQEISSINHALTFLGIKELRKWLSIIMVNNIDNKKTDELIKISLIRGRMTELLAEKLNLASENNDFFLVGLLSLIDTLTNTTMEEALRYLPINLIIKETLLGKDTIIKKVLNIVLMYEKNDWNNLEFFCKSVKINFEELTKIYYKSIKWADNVIMEY; this is encoded by the coding sequence ATGAATATATTTATTGCAAGACAACCTATTTTTGATAGAAATTTAAATGTTTTTGGGTATGAACTTTTATACAGATCAGACTTTGAAAACATAAGTAAAATATTTAATGGTGATGTTGCAACCTCAATGGTTTTGAATAATGGAATATTGATGTTGAATGATGGAAAGTCTGAAAAATATTCGTTTATAAACTTCACAAAGAAACTCATAATTGATGAAGTGCCTTTGTTATTTTCAAATGAAGATATAGTTGTAGAGATATTGGAAAATATAATACCCGATGAAGAGTTTATAAGTAAATGTATAAAAATGAAAAAAAGAGGTTATATTTTAGCTTTAGATGATTTTGTTCTTTCATATGAATATGAAGATTTGATAAAACTTTCGGATATAATAAAAGTAGATTTTTTATTGAATTCTAGATCTGAAAGAAAAGAAATAATAAAAAAATATAGTAATTATAATGTAAAGTTTCTCGCTGAGAAAATAGAAACGAATAAAGAATTCGAAGAGGCTAAAAGTGATGGATATTCTTTTTTTCAGGGATACTTTTTTGAAAAACCATCTGTGATATCTGGGAAAGATATAGATATAATTCCAACAAATCTTTTTAAACTAATAGATATGGTTTATTCTAAAGATGTAAATTATAATGATATAGCGAAAGTAATAAAAAATGATGTTGCTTTGACTTATAAACTTTTGAGACTTACTAACTCTGTTAATTTTGGTAAAAGCCAAGAGATTAGTTCTATAAATCATGCTTTAACTTTTTTAGGAATAAAAGAACTTAGAAAATGGTTATCAATAATAATGGTTAATAATATAGATAATAAAAAAACAGATGAATTAATAAAAATTTCACTCATAAGGGGAAGAATGACAGAATTACTTGCAGAAAAACTTAATTTGGCTTCTGAAAATAATGATTTTTTTCTTGTTGGACTATTATCATTGATAGATACTTTGACAAACACAACTATGGAAGAAGCTTTAAGATATTTACCAATAAATTTGATCATAAAAGAGACTTTACTTGGAAAAGATACCATCATAAAGAAAGTTTTGAATATTGTTCTGATGTATGAAAAAAATGATTGGAATAATTTAGAATTTTTTTGTAAAAGTGTAAAAATTAATTTTGAAGAATTAACTAAAATATATTATAAATCAATAAAATGGGCAGACAATGTAATAATGGAATATTAA